A region of Sparus aurata chromosome 8, fSpaAur1.1, whole genome shotgun sequence DNA encodes the following proteins:
- the fbxl22 gene encoding F-box and leucine-rich protein 22 has product MHLTQLNRECLLHLFSFLDKDSRKSLSLTCRQLREVFLDPRLWNLLHFSSPCQLRWDNFVLGPSLRYLTICWYSSRVLQVCNIEDWLKTSFQKDICSKHESLVSTFLAHVCHMCPNLLSLTLSGCGHITDQDVISVLQSCRKLRRLHLENCVRITDRSLEGVAAHGGSLEEVKVDFCRNITQAGLQAVREKRPGVQLSSERSADLIPDSRPEEKVPLRRTLQKLLLFS; this is encoded by the exons ATGCATCTCACCCAGCTCAACCGTGAATGTCTCCTCCACCTTTTCTCCTTCCTGGACAAGGACAGCCGCAAGAGTTTGTCCCTGACCTGTCGTCAGCTGCGAGAGGTCTTCCTGGACCCCCGACTCTGGAACCTTCTTCACTTCAGCTCCCCGTGTCAGCTGAGGTGGGACAACTTCGTTCTGGGACCCTCGTTGCGGTACTTGACTATTTGCTGGTACTCCAGCAGGGTCCTGCAAGTGTGCAACATTGAGGACTGGTTGAAGACCTCGTTTCAGAAGGACATCTGCAGTAAACATGAGAGCCTGGTCAGCACTTTCCTGGCCCATGTCTGCCacat GTGCCCCAACCTGCTCTCGCTCACCTTATCCGGCTGTGGACACATCACCGACCAGGATGTGATCTCcgtgctgcagagctgcaggaagCTGCGCCGCCTTCACCTGGAGAACTGCGTCCGCATCACCGACCGCAGCCTGGAGGGTGTGGCGGCCCACGGGGGCAGTCTGGAGGAGGTAAAGGTGGACTTCTGCAGGAACATCACTCAGGCGGGACTGCAGGCTGTCAGGGAGAAGAGGCCCGGCGTCCAGCTGAGCTCAGAGCGGAGCGCGGATCTGATCCCAGACAGCAGGCCTGAGGAGAAGGTGCCACTCAGGAGGACACTGCAGAAGCTCCTGCTGTTCTCCTGA